The Nerophis ophidion isolate RoL-2023_Sa linkage group LG07, RoL_Noph_v1.0, whole genome shotgun sequence genome contains a region encoding:
- the zwi gene encoding zwilling: MGNTSFTEGKTALTLGNTSIKRGKSKLALGNTSISRGKSTTSMGSSTITSGKTKISLGGASFSRGTTTTSFRKAIFPKRKTL, translated from the coding sequence ATGGGCAACACCAGCTTCACCGAGGGCAAGACGGCCCTGACGCTGGGCAACACCAGCATCAAGCGGGGCAAGTCCAAGCTGGCCCTGGGGAACACCTCCATCTCCAGGGGCAAGAGCACCACCTCCATGGGCTCCTCCACCATCACCAGTGGGAAGACCAAGATCTCCCTGGGGGGCGCCTCCTTCAGCAGAGGGACCACCACCACCTCCTTCCGGAAAGCCATCTTCCCCAAACGCAAGACGCTCTAG